A region from the Beduinella massiliensis genome encodes:
- a CDS encoding FRG domain-containing protein encodes MSNRTIRSDEHRLTQDDINQCPDSVVGAFLCKLFARFHQCKITTSYRQFSYRGQSSSEFALTPGIFRNDCFYDEKEMFKDFRLMEPDEFPERLSIYENLIKMQHYELPTRLLDVTFNPLVALFFACHCGDNADTCGKDGRFFIFDKAPKKPDAQAVKYLASLVFCQTGSKEELLEHCVYNRFIRDSEDFDTFKKLLQIRYELVMSPMNNERIRRQNGGFILFGLNGEGDFGKRPFSLSPEKDGVDYIDIPYDMKARILKELEIIGVHHAFLFPELQYQAKYIKSVHANSAWREP; translated from the coding sequence TTGTCAAATCGGACGATTAGGTCAGATGAGCACAGACTCACTCAGGACGATATTAATCAGTGTCCGGATAGCGTCGTCGGAGCATTCCTATGCAAACTTTTTGCCCGTTTTCATCAGTGCAAAATAACCACGTCGTATCGTCAATTTTCTTACCGGGGACAAAGCTCGTCAGAGTTTGCTTTAACGCCCGGTATCTTTCGTAACGATTGCTTTTACGATGAAAAAGAAATGTTCAAAGACTTTCGTCTGATGGAACCGGATGAGTTTCCTGAGAGGCTCAGCATTTACGAAAATCTTATCAAGATGCAGCATTATGAATTGCCGACAAGGCTGTTGGATGTAACCTTTAACCCTTTGGTGGCTTTGTTTTTCGCCTGCCATTGCGGAGATAATGCGGATACCTGCGGCAAGGATGGGCGCTTTTTTATATTTGATAAAGCGCCGAAAAAACCTGATGCACAGGCGGTTAAGTATTTGGCGTCTCTGGTGTTTTGCCAAACAGGGTCGAAGGAAGAGCTCCTGGAGCACTGCGTTTATAACCGGTTTATTCGGGATAGCGAAGATTTCGATACCTTCAAAAAGCTTTTACAGATTCGCTACGAACTCGTTATGTCGCCCATGAACAACGAACGCATAAGGCGTCAAAATGGCGGGTTTATTCTGTTTGGCTTAAATGGAGAGGGCGATTTCGGGAAACGACCTTTTTCGCTTTCGCCGGAAAAGGATGGGGTCGATTATATCGATATTCCGTATGATATGAAAGCCCGTATTTTGAAGGAACTTGAAATCATCGGCGTTCATCATGCCTTTCTTTTTCCGGAGCTTCAATATCAGGCGAAATATATTAAGTCCGTGCATGCCAACTCCGCATGGCGGGAACCGTAA